Proteins from one Deinococcus aestuarii genomic window:
- a CDS encoding carbohydrate ABC transporter permease, producing the protein MTAGPRRVGLTPGEIVRQAVLILFGLLALFPLYFSLVNSFKDRVQYAENLLNVPSTLHPENYGVAWTQIQGPLLNSVIVTVTSVLATLVLASLSAYAFALMDFPGRHLLFGVTFALLLVPEFLTLIPLYVQIRNLTLPSNYLAIILPTIAAGQPFAILVLRAAFEAIPKDMLEAARLDGAGHLQLLRRIVLPISLPILISVAIIRLIPVWNEYLLPSLVLDEAHRTLPVALVSFQGGGAATAVTPNYGALMASYVLSAVPLLVLFAFLMRYYIQGVTSGGVKG; encoded by the coding sequence ATGACGGCCGGGCCGCGCCGCGTGGGCCTCACGCCGGGCGAGATCGTCCGCCAGGCGGTGCTCATCCTCTTCGGGCTGCTCGCCCTCTTCCCGCTGTACTTCAGCCTCGTCAACTCCTTCAAGGACCGGGTGCAGTACGCGGAGAACCTGCTCAACGTCCCCTCCACGCTCCACCCGGAGAATTACGGGGTGGCCTGGACGCAGATTCAGGGTCCGCTGCTGAACTCGGTGATCGTCACGGTGACGAGCGTGCTGGCGACGCTGGTGCTCGCTTCCCTGAGCGCCTACGCCTTCGCGCTGATGGACTTCCCGGGGCGGCACCTGCTGTTCGGCGTCACCTTCGCCCTCCTGCTCGTGCCGGAGTTCCTGACGCTGATTCCGCTGTACGTGCAGATTCGCAACCTGACGCTGCCGAGCAACTACCTGGCGATCATCCTGCCCACCATCGCCGCCGGGCAACCGTTTGCCATCCTGGTGCTGCGGGCGGCCTTCGAGGCGATCCCGAAGGACATGCTGGAGGCCGCGCGGCTCGACGGGGCCGGGCACCTGCAACTGCTGCGCCGCATCGTGCTGCCGATCAGCCTGCCCATCCTCATCAGCGTGGCGATCATCCGGCTGATCCCGGTGTGGAACGAGTACCTGCTCCCATCGCTCGTCCTCGACGAGGCGCACCGCACCCTGCCCGTCGCCCTGGTGAGCTTCCAGGGGGGAGGGGCCGCCACCGCCGTCACCCCGAACTACGGGGCGCTGATGGCCTCGTACGTGCTCTCGGCGGTGCCGCTGCTCGTGCTCTTCGCCTTCCTGATGCGCTACTACATCCAGGGGGTGACGAGCGGCGGGGTGAAGGGGTAA
- a CDS encoding DUF4142 domain-containing protein, which yields MQKRFLTAATALSLVIPAALAGGAEGQQPVGPVTTAQVSNDTDVLFMEVASMSNLTEITTSQLALQKSTNQNVRAYAQQMITEHTRAQAELRALANAKGVRIADKPGADQRLQYNRLTTLSGAAFDAAYKNVQVGGHQMTLDLIETYRSVGKDQQALAYAAKIQPAVARHLEEAKALPGS from the coding sequence ATGCAAAAACGTTTTCTGACGGCCGCCACCGCCCTGAGTCTCGTGATTCCCGCCGCTCTCGCCGGGGGCGCCGAAGGTCAGCAACCCGTCGGGCCGGTGACCACCGCGCAGGTCTCGAACGACACCGACGTGCTCTTCATGGAAGTGGCGAGCATGAGCAACCTCACCGAGATCACGACCTCGCAGCTCGCCCTGCAAAAGAGCACGAACCAGAACGTGCGCGCCTACGCCCAGCAGATGATCACCGAGCACACCCGCGCACAGGCTGAGCTGCGGGCCCTCGCCAACGCCAAGGGCGTGCGGATCGCCGACAAGCCGGGCGCCGACCAGCGCCTCCAGTACAACCGCCTGACCACGCTCTCGGGCGCGGCCTTCGACGCGGCGTACAAGAACGTGCAGGTGGGCGGCCACCAGATGACCCTCGACCTGATCGAGACCTACCGCAGCGTCGGCAAGGATCAGCAGGCTCTGGCCTACGCGGCGAAGATCCAGCCCGCCGTGGCCCGCCACCTCGAAGAGGCCAAGGCGCTGCCCGGAAGCTGA
- a CDS encoding family 43 glycosylhydrolase has protein sequence MTRPARLRSALLAPSVLGALLLSGCDRFQPPQTGRTYSNPPAITKADGTRVESCADPDILRGADSNWYLYCTTDPHNAQDRDAQGNLVFHLISMAKSTDLVNWTYVGDAFTTKPSWVKDDAGLWAPEVVRQGDRYLLYYTASDTKAGGSAIGVATGPTPTGPWTDSGAPVVEPQPAPQPGADPNGRRWVFDPEVLTDASGTRWMYYGSYFGGISVRQLSEDGLRTDPATQREVALDNRYEGAQVVRHEGYYYLMASATNCCGGPLTGYSVFVGRSASPTGPFVDRDGVSLLDPRVGGTPVISMNGNRWVGPGHNVVFQDAAGRDWTAYHAIDRSDPYLDVTRNINKRPMLLDPVDWVDGWPTVRGGAWASDKPMPAPAAQPGEKTAPASPVLADDAVGEKLDAYSDEFTGATLAPRWTWVRPPAAGVAGLEDGTFRFDTQSADLYVDSNTASVLTQDAPAGNYAVEVKLSINLPDEGCCFNYSQGGLILYGDDNRFLKVAVFSNFNTRQIEFAKEVDVVPTGYPRYGNTVLASPGRDTWLRVVRRASGNEETYTGYSSRDGVNWTRGGTWTHTLGQAKIGLVSMGGAGFTTRFDYVRVYRLKD, from the coding sequence ATGACGCGTCCCGCCCGATTGCGCTCCGCCCTGCTCGCCCCCTCCGTCCTCGGCGCCCTGCTCCTCTCGGGCTGTGACCGCTTCCAGCCTCCTCAGACCGGGCGCACCTACTCCAACCCGCCCGCCATCACCAAGGCCGACGGCACCCGCGTCGAGTCCTGCGCCGACCCCGACATCCTGCGCGGGGCGGATTCGAACTGGTACCTCTACTGCACCACCGACCCGCACAACGCGCAGGACCGCGACGCGCAGGGCAACCTCGTCTTCCACCTCATCAGCATGGCGAAGTCCACCGACCTCGTGAACTGGACGTACGTGGGCGACGCCTTCACGACGAAGCCGAGCTGGGTGAAGGACGACGCGGGCCTGTGGGCCCCCGAGGTGGTGCGGCAGGGGGACAGGTACCTGCTCTACTACACGGCCTCCGACACCAAGGCGGGCGGCAGCGCCATCGGGGTGGCGACCGGGCCCACGCCGACCGGCCCCTGGACAGACAGCGGCGCGCCCGTCGTGGAGCCGCAGCCCGCCCCCCAACCCGGCGCGGACCCCAACGGGCGGCGCTGGGTGTTCGACCCCGAAGTCCTGACCGACGCCTCCGGCACCCGCTGGATGTATTACGGGAGCTACTTCGGCGGCATCTCGGTGCGGCAGCTCAGCGAGGACGGGCTCCGGACCGACCCGGCCACCCAACGCGAGGTCGCCCTCGACAACCGTTACGAAGGCGCCCAGGTCGTGCGGCACGAGGGCTACTACTACCTGATGGCCTCCGCCACGAACTGCTGCGGCGGGCCGCTGACGGGCTACAGCGTCTTCGTGGGCCGCTCGGCCAGCCCGACGGGGCCCTTCGTGGACCGGGACGGCGTGTCGCTGCTGGACCCCCGGGTGGGCGGCACCCCCGTGATCAGCATGAACGGCAACCGCTGGGTCGGCCCCGGCCACAACGTCGTCTTCCAGGACGCCGCCGGGCGCGACTGGACGGCCTACCACGCCATCGACCGCTCCGACCCCTACCTCGACGTGACCCGGAACATCAACAAGCGCCCGATGCTCCTCGACCCCGTGGACTGGGTGGACGGCTGGCCCACCGTGCGGGGCGGCGCCTGGGCATCCGACAAGCCGATGCCTGCCCCCGCCGCCCAGCCCGGCGAGAAGACCGCTCCCGCCTCGCCCGTGCTCGCGGACGACGCCGTGGGCGAGAAGCTCGATGCCTACAGCGACGAGTTCACCGGGGCGACCCTCGCCCCACGCTGGACGTGGGTGCGCCCGCCCGCTGCGGGCGTCGCCGGACTGGAGGACGGCACCTTCCGCTTCGACACCCAGTCCGCCGACCTGTATGTGGACAGCAACACCGCCTCCGTGCTGACCCAGGACGCCCCGGCGGGGAACTACGCCGTCGAGGTCAAGCTCAGCATCAACCTGCCCGACGAGGGGTGCTGTTTCAACTACTCGCAGGGTGGCCTCATCCTGTACGGGGACGACAACCGCTTCCTCAAGGTCGCCGTCTTCTCCAATTTCAACACCCGCCAGATCGAGTTCGCCAAGGAGGTCGACGTCGTTCCGACCGGCTATCCCCGCTACGGTAACACCGTCCTCGCCTCGCCGGGCCGCGACACCTGGCTGCGAGTCGTGCGCCGGGCCAGCGGCAACGAGGAGACCTACACGGGTTATTCCAGCCGCGACGGCGTGAACTGGACGCGCGGCGGCACCTGGACCCACACCCTCGGACAGGCCAAGATTGGCCTCGTCTCGATGGGCGGGGCGGGCTTCACCACCCGCTTCGACTACGTGCGGGTGTATCGCCTCAAGGACTGA
- a CDS encoding glycoside hydrolase family 43 protein produces the protein MREPLPQEPLYPGNFADPFVLFVDGTYYAYGTGLNGREGQRAFEVLSSTDLVHWTSHGGALEPLTPEEQDYWAPEVARQGDTFYLYYSVGQGDKGHHLRVATSQDPLGPFTDLGVNMTPDEPFAIDPHPFRAPDGSWWLFYARDDLTTDRPGTVLAAAELQDMTRLEGARTILRATGDWQIYQRARTMYGAVYDWHTLEGPFVLYRGGGYHLLYSGGAWTNESYGVGHAVAEHPLGPWTEPSPGANVLRTAGHLRGPGHASVTQGGGEDILIFHAWNEERTKRQLHAAPLRWQGGVPSALPEPVHP, from the coding sequence ATGCGTGAGCCCCTCCCACAAGAACCCCTCTACCCCGGCAACTTCGCCGACCCCTTCGTGCTGTTCGTGGACGGCACGTACTACGCCTACGGCACCGGCCTCAACGGGCGGGAGGGGCAACGGGCCTTCGAGGTGCTGTCCTCGACCGATCTCGTCCACTGGACCTCGCACGGGGGGGCGCTGGAGCCGCTGACCCCGGAGGAGCAGGACTACTGGGCGCCGGAAGTCGCGCGGCAAGGCGATACCTTTTACCTGTACTACTCGGTGGGGCAGGGGGACAAGGGACACCACCTGCGGGTGGCGACCTCGCAAGATCCACTCGGGCCCTTCACCGACCTCGGCGTGAACATGACGCCGGACGAACCCTTCGCCATCGACCCGCACCCCTTTCGGGCGCCCGACGGCTCGTGGTGGCTGTTCTACGCGCGTGACGACCTGACGACCGACCGCCCCGGCACCGTGCTCGCCGCCGCCGAGCTGCAAGACATGACGCGGCTGGAGGGGGCGCGGACGATCCTGCGCGCGACCGGGGACTGGCAGATCTACCAGCGGGCGCGCACGATGTACGGCGCCGTGTACGACTGGCACACGCTCGAGGGCCCCTTCGTGCTCTACCGGGGCGGCGGCTATCACCTGCTGTATTCGGGCGGCGCGTGGACGAACGAGAGCTACGGGGTGGGGCACGCGGTCGCGGAGCACCCGCTCGGCCCGTGGACGGAGCCCAGTCCCGGCGCGAACGTGCTGCGGACCGCCGGACACCTGCGCGGCCCCGGCCACGCGAGCGTCACCCAGGGCGGGGGCGAGGACATCCTGATCTTCCACGCCTGGAACGAGGAACGCACGAAGCGGCAACTTCACGCCGCGCCGCTGCGGTGGCAAGGCGGAGTGCCGTCCGCGCTGCCCGAGCCGGTCCACCCCTGA
- a CDS encoding glycoside hydrolase family 43 protein, with translation MRTARLALALTLGAVLAPASSLAGGSGGTATRPATTATGIFKNPVLDQNFPDPAILKVGNTYHAYATNSASANVPHAVSRDLVRWEVGGDAMPTLPGWAKLGRTWAPEVARVGNRYVLYFTAWHEESGRQCIGAATSAAPAGPFQPAPGGPLVCQLGEGGSIDASPFRDADGKLYLLWKNDGNCCNQATNIYLQPLDATGLRLTGRETALIQNFQLWEGNVIEAPTLHREGGVYYLLYSAGPFDSDLYAVGYATASKVTGPYRKAPENPILVSKGTVAGPGHQTVVTDGAGRTWLAYHAWTAGRIGDEVGYRSLYLDRVTFGGGKVRVSGPTVTPQVRPTP, from the coding sequence GTGAGGACGGCCCGGCTCGCCCTCGCCCTGACGCTCGGCGCCGTCCTCGCCCCGGCCTCCTCCCTGGCGGGGGGGAGTGGGGGCACGGCGACCCGGCCCGCCACGACCGCCACGGGCATCTTCAAGAACCCCGTCCTCGACCAGAATTTCCCCGACCCCGCCATCCTGAAGGTGGGGAACACCTACCACGCCTACGCGACGAACAGCGCCAGCGCCAACGTGCCCCACGCGGTCAGCCGCGACCTCGTGCGCTGGGAGGTGGGGGGCGACGCCATGCCCACGCTGCCGGGCTGGGCGAAGCTGGGCCGCACCTGGGCGCCCGAGGTGGCGCGGGTGGGGAACAGGTACGTTCTGTACTTCACTGCCTGGCACGAGGAGAGCGGGCGCCAGTGCATCGGCGCGGCGACCTCGGCGGCCCCCGCCGGGCCCTTCCAGCCCGCGCCGGGCGGTCCCCTCGTCTGTCAGCTCGGCGAGGGCGGCAGCATCGACGCCAGCCCCTTCCGCGACGCGGACGGGAAGCTCTACCTCCTGTGGAAGAACGACGGCAACTGCTGCAATCAGGCCACGAACATCTACCTCCAGCCCCTCGACGCGACCGGGCTGCGGCTCACCGGCAGGGAGACGGCCCTCATCCAGAACTTCCAGCTCTGGGAGGGCAACGTGATCGAGGCGCCCACCCTCCACCGCGAGGGCGGCGTGTATTACCTGCTCTACTCGGCGGGGCCGTTCGACAGCGACCTGTACGCCGTGGGCTACGCGACCGCCTCGAAGGTCACCGGGCCCTACCGCAAGGCGCCCGAGAACCCCATCCTCGTGAGCAAGGGAACGGTCGCCGGGCCGGGGCACCAGACGGTGGTCACCGACGGGGCGGGGCGCACCTGGCTCGCCTACCACGCCTGGACGGCGGGGCGCATCGGGGACGAGGTGGGCTACCGCAGCCTGTATCTCGACCGGGTGACCTTCGGCGGGGGCAAGGTGCGGGTGAGTGGCCCGACCGTGACGCCTCAGGTGAGGCCGACGCCTTGA
- a CDS encoding carbohydrate ABC transporter permease, which translates to MAAPARDLPAVATTRGAPPRRGPRDVPRFLLLCLLALVFLAPMYWMITTSIKPETDVISTPTQWFPARPTLENYREVLTSPDGNILRWMWNSFFVATVYTVLHVALCALTAYPLARMRFPGRDAIFWFILGSLMIPGVITLIPSYLMMIRFDWINSFHSLIWPGLAGAFGVFLLRQFFMGLPRELEEAARLDGANSLQVLWHVILPLSIPSLVTLAVFAFMGSWNNFIWPTFVITDLDKLTLPVGVNTFSQRYVTEYGKLMASTAIASVPVLIAYLLAQRYLIAGLSTTGMKE; encoded by the coding sequence ATGGCCGCCCCCGCCCGTGACCTTCCGGCGGTCGCCACCACGCGGGGCGCCCCGCCCCGCCGGGGCCCGCGCGACGTGCCGCGCTTCCTGCTGCTGTGCCTGCTCGCCCTGGTCTTTCTCGCGCCGATGTACTGGATGATCACCACGTCGATCAAGCCCGAGACGGATGTGATCTCCACGCCGACCCAGTGGTTCCCGGCCCGCCCCACCCTGGAGAACTACCGCGAGGTGCTGACCTCGCCGGACGGCAACATCCTGCGGTGGATGTGGAACTCCTTTTTCGTGGCGACCGTCTACACGGTGCTCCACGTCGCCCTGTGCGCCCTGACGGCCTATCCCCTCGCGCGGATGCGGTTCCCGGGCCGCGACGCGATCTTCTGGTTCATCCTGGGCTCGCTGATGATTCCGGGCGTGATCACCCTGATCCCGTCGTACCTGATGATGATCCGCTTCGACTGGATCAATTCCTTCCACTCGCTGATCTGGCCGGGGCTGGCGGGGGCCTTCGGCGTCTTCCTGCTGCGGCAGTTTTTCATGGGGCTGCCCAGGGAGCTGGAGGAGGCCGCGCGGCTCGACGGAGCCAACTCCCTTCAGGTGTTGTGGCACGTGATCCTGCCGCTGAGCATCCCCTCCCTGGTGACGCTGGCGGTCTTCGCCTTCATGGGCTCGTGGAACAACTTCATCTGGCCCACCTTCGTGATCACCGACCTCGACAAGCTCACCCTGCCCGTCGGCGTGAACACCTTCTCGCAGCGCTACGTCACCGAGTACGGCAAGCTGATGGCCTCGACCGCCATCGCCAGCGTCCCCGTGCTGATCGCCTACCTGCTCGCCCAGCGCTACCTCATCGCGGGCCTCTCCACCACCGGGATGAAGGAGTGA
- a CDS encoding carbohydrate ABC transporter permease, with amino-acid sequence MSLSLPRENVPPRRRRSFENSGLTPYLYLLPFMLLFLVFVVYPVGYGFFVSLHRWDLLAETRPFVGLEYYRNLFDFSTPQAQFFWNSMLNTGFFTVVSVPLLVAVSLGLALLLYRPIFGRSFFRAVFFLPGILTVSVMGILWRWMFDNQIGLVNAVRTDLLGMQPLPFLSTEGLAWVPIVVGTLWWTIGFNMTLYLAALGNISQSLYEAAEIDGATAWPKFRFITWPLLGPVTLFVFVTTVLASFQLFGQTLVITNGGPNRTTQSAIQYITEEAFTNNQFASASAMSFMFGLAMLIFTVLQFRIMARDAREGT; translated from the coding sequence ATGAGCCTCAGCCTGCCGCGTGAGAACGTTCCGCCCCGGCGGCGGCGCAGCTTCGAGAACAGCGGGCTGACGCCGTACCTGTACCTGCTGCCCTTCATGCTGCTCTTTCTGGTGTTCGTGGTGTATCCGGTCGGGTACGGCTTTTTCGTCAGCCTGCACCGCTGGGACCTCCTGGCCGAGACGCGGCCCTTCGTGGGGCTGGAGTACTACCGCAACCTGTTTGACTTCAGCACCCCGCAGGCGCAGTTTTTCTGGAACTCGATGTTGAACACGGGCTTTTTCACGGTCGTCAGCGTGCCGCTGCTGGTGGCCGTGTCGCTGGGGCTCGCGCTGCTGCTCTACCGGCCCATCTTCGGGCGCAGCTTTTTCCGGGCGGTGTTTTTCCTGCCGGGCATCCTGACCGTCTCGGTGATGGGCATCTTGTGGCGCTGGATGTTCGACAACCAGATCGGGCTCGTGAACGCGGTGCGCACCGATCTGCTGGGGATGCAGCCGCTGCCCTTCCTCTCCACCGAGGGGCTCGCCTGGGTTCCGATTGTCGTCGGGACGCTGTGGTGGACCATCGGCTTCAACATGACGCTCTACCTCGCCGCGCTGGGCAACATCTCCCAGAGCCTGTACGAGGCCGCCGAGATCGACGGGGCGACCGCGTGGCCCAAGTTCCGCTTCATCACCTGGCCGCTGCTCGGGCCGGTGACCCTCTTCGTGTTCGTGACGACGGTGCTGGCGAGCTTCCAGCTTTTCGGGCAGACGCTGGTGATCACCAACGGCGGGCCCAACCGCACGACCCAGAGCGCGATCCAGTACATCACCGAGGAGGCCTTCACCAACAACCAGTTCGCCAGCGCCTCCGCGATGTCCTTTATGTTCGGGCTCGCCATGCTGATCTTCACGGTCTTGCAATTCCGCATCATGGCGCGCGACGCCAGAGAGGGGACCTGA
- a CDS encoding ABC transporter substrate-binding protein, translating to MKRIPASGRLALLTLLALGSAGAQSSTPSAYTGPKVQLTFLHGFTGADRPVMERLIQQFNAAHPNIQVRGQAQPWGTTWQQLPSLVASGRAPDVVVINEDQITNFIARGAVSPLTDAEMRAAGIDKSRYYGPLFQTANYEGKSYGVPISSVAYVMFYNKDLMQKSGVTKVPTTRAELLRAAQQCTTDTSGKKAGQAGFNKANLSTWGMSLYNNWVGSRLAYAAILQNGGSLVDKSLNASFNTPQAVEAVQFLVDLVQKHGVARANSTEEAELAAFSQGKVCFFPSGQWYTDRFEQQKMNFGVAFVPRIGSQKDAAWGGSSHLTLPRQRAGYDANKRRASLEFMNWMTAPAQNLTWTEAGSLPVSPVVARDKKFEGRPIAGVFEKLGSIYATSGFPWGGQVLAPFDNAWANAYSGKQGVKAALDAGVSEANKQITQARKSFQ from the coding sequence ATGAAACGCATTCCAGCCTCAGGCCGCCTCGCCCTGCTGACCCTGCTCGCCCTCGGTTCGGCCGGGGCCCAGTCCTCCACCCCGTCGGCCTACACCGGACCCAAGGTCCAGCTCACCTTCCTGCACGGCTTCACCGGCGCCGACCGGCCCGTGATGGAGCGGCTGATCCAGCAGTTCAACGCCGCCCACCCCAACATCCAGGTGCGCGGGCAGGCGCAGCCGTGGGGCACGACCTGGCAGCAGCTCCCGTCGCTCGTCGCCTCGGGCCGGGCGCCCGACGTGGTGGTGATCAACGAGGACCAGATCACCAACTTCATCGCGCGCGGGGCCGTCTCGCCGCTGACCGACGCGGAGATGCGCGCGGCGGGCATCGACAAGTCGCGCTACTACGGGCCGCTGTTCCAGACGGCCAACTACGAGGGCAAGTCCTACGGGGTGCCGATTTCGTCGGTCGCGTACGTGATGTTCTACAACAAAGACCTGATGCAGAAGTCGGGCGTGACCAAGGTGCCCACCACGCGCGCCGAACTCCTGCGCGCCGCCCAGCAGTGCACGACCGACACGAGCGGCAAGAAGGCCGGTCAGGCGGGCTTCAACAAGGCGAACCTCAGCACCTGGGGCATGAGCCTGTACAACAACTGGGTGGGCTCGCGCCTCGCCTACGCCGCCATCTTGCAAAACGGCGGCTCGCTGGTCGACAAGAGCCTCAACGCCAGCTTCAACACCCCGCAGGCGGTCGAGGCGGTGCAGTTTCTCGTGGACCTCGTACAAAAGCACGGCGTGGCCCGCGCCAACAGCACGGAGGAGGCCGAACTCGCCGCCTTCAGCCAGGGCAAGGTCTGCTTTTTCCCCAGCGGGCAGTGGTACACCGACCGCTTCGAGCAGCAGAAGATGAACTTCGGCGTGGCCTTTGTGCCGCGCATCGGCAGCCAGAAAGACGCCGCGTGGGGGGGATCGAGCCACCTCACCCTGCCCCGCCAGCGCGCCGGGTACGACGCCAACAAGCGCCGCGCCTCGCTGGAATTCATGAACTGGATGACGGCCCCCGCCCAGAACCTGACCTGGACCGAGGCGGGCAGCCTGCCCGTGTCGCCCGTGGTGGCGCGCGACAAGAAGTTCGAGGGCCGACCCATCGCGGGCGTCTTCGAAAAGCTCGGCAGCATCTACGCCACGAGCGGCTTTCCCTGGGGCGGGCAGGTGCTCGCGCCCTTCGACAACGCCTGGGCGAACGCCTACAGCGGCAAGCAGGGCGTGAAGGCCGCCCTGGACGCCGGGGTCAGCGAGGCCAACAAGCAGATCACGCAGGCCCGCAAGTCCTTCCAGTAA
- a CDS encoding SDR family oxidoreductase yields the protein MGMLEGKVAFITGGASGIGAGTARRFAQEGARVMIADVQAEEGARVCDEIARAGGEAGYVDCNVSDPEAVRAAVAATVSRFGGLDIVFANAGINGVWAPIDELQPGEWDRTLDINLRGTYLTVHFAVPHLKARGGGSILITSSVNGTRTFSSPGASAYSTSKAGQVAFMKMIALELGRHQIRCNAVCPGLIHTHIGERTEQRHTEEIGIEVELPQGSPALRGGEGDPVDVADTCLFLASDLGRHVSGVEVYVDGGASLLR from the coding sequence ATGGGCATGCTGGAGGGCAAGGTCGCCTTCATCACCGGGGGCGCGAGCGGGATCGGGGCGGGGACGGCGCGGCGGTTCGCGCAGGAGGGGGCGCGGGTGATGATCGCCGACGTGCAGGCGGAGGAGGGCGCGCGGGTGTGCGACGAGATCGCCCGCGCGGGTGGGGAGGCCGGGTACGTGGACTGCAACGTGAGCGACCCGGAGGCGGTGCGCGCGGCCGTCGCGGCGACCGTCTCGCGGTTCGGCGGGCTCGACATCGTGTTCGCCAACGCGGGCATCAACGGGGTGTGGGCGCCCATCGACGAACTCCAGCCGGGGGAGTGGGACCGCACCCTCGACATCAACCTGAGGGGCACGTACCTGACGGTGCATTTCGCGGTGCCGCACCTCAAGGCGCGGGGCGGCGGCAGCATCCTGATCACGAGCAGCGTGAACGGCACCCGCACCTTCTCCAGCCCGGGCGCGAGCGCGTACAGCACCTCCAAGGCGGGGCAGGTCGCCTTCATGAAGATGATCGCCCTGGAACTCGGGCGCCACCAGATCCGCTGCAACGCGGTGTGCCCGGGCCTGATCCACACCCACATCGGGGAGCGCACCGAGCAGCGCCACACCGAAGAGATCGGCATCGAGGTCGAGCTGCCGCAGGGGAGCCCGGCGCTGCGGGGGGGTGAGGGCGACCCCGTGGATGTGGCGGACACCTGCCTCTTCCTGGCCTCCGACCTCGGGCGGCACGTCTCGGGCGTGGAGGTCTACGTGGACGGCGGGGCGTCGCTGCTGCGCTGA
- a CDS encoding GGDEF domain-containing protein, giving the protein MTRPPAPLPSIFTGEYVRALEGVIGRILPVVGSAELMRAALEWGTHPLSAGLNLVFGLVFLLGFLGMLVFRRSRLLVIRLTFFGATGMALAFDALGFQLLPPGLNVEDTAYLVTARHIYLPLVMMVCSWLVFPSPWSQRLALGICVLSLGLKAAAGFQAVFSGLATPAGVTNLLVLHTLVVGSFYLLLQVLTVVYMRQARLEQERSVLERHAHVDDLTGLLNRRAFDHALNIAAAQVSRQPGPLSLITFDLDAFKRVNDTHGHPVGDRVLRDLAVLARREGRAGDVLARWGGEEFVWLLPGADRVAAARAAERLRAAVEAHDFRVGRVTLSLGVAVWRPGDDPQTLFRRADELLYAAKHGGRNRAEVDPGPPP; this is encoded by the coding sequence ATGACGCGACCCCCTGCCCCCCTCCCCTCCATCTTCACCGGCGAGTACGTCCGCGCGCTCGAAGGCGTGATCGGCCGCATCCTGCCCGTCGTGGGATCGGCGGAGCTGATGCGCGCCGCGCTGGAATGGGGAACGCACCCCCTGAGCGCGGGGCTGAATCTGGTGTTCGGGCTGGTATTCCTGCTGGGCTTTCTCGGGATGCTCGTGTTCCGGCGCTCGCGGCTGCTGGTGATCCGCCTCACGTTCTTCGGGGCGACGGGGATGGCCCTCGCGTTCGACGCGCTGGGTTTCCAGCTCCTGCCGCCGGGCCTGAACGTGGAGGACACCGCCTACCTCGTGACGGCCCGCCACATCTACCTGCCCCTGGTGATGATGGTGTGCTCGTGGCTGGTGTTCCCGTCGCCGTGGTCGCAGCGGCTCGCCCTGGGGATCTGCGTGCTCAGCCTGGGGCTCAAGGCGGCGGCGGGCTTCCAGGCGGTCTTCTCGGGGCTGGCGACTCCCGCCGGGGTGACGAACCTGCTCGTCCTCCACACCCTCGTGGTGGGGTCGTTTTACCTGCTGCTCCAGGTGTTGACCGTGGTGTACATGCGCCAGGCGCGGCTGGAGCAGGAGCGCAGCGTGCTGGAACGGCACGCCCACGTCGACGACCTCACGGGGCTGCTCAACCGCCGCGCCTTTGACCACGCGCTGAACATCGCCGCCGCGCAGGTCTCCCGTCAGCCCGGGCCGCTCAGCCTGATCACCTTCGACCTCGACGCCTTCAAGCGGGTCAACGACACCCACGGCCACCCGGTCGGCGACCGCGTGCTGCGCGACCTCGCCGTCCTCGCCCGGCGCGAGGGGCGGGCCGGGGACGTGCTCGCGCGCTGGGGCGGCGAGGAGTTCGTCTGGCTGCTGCCGGGCGCCGACCGGGTGGCCGCCGCCCGCGCCGCCGAACGCCTGCGCGCCGCCGTGGAGGCCCACGACTTCCGGGTGGGCCGGGTCACCCTCAGCCTGGGGGTCGCCGTGTGGCGCCCCGGAGACGACCCGCAGACCCTCTTCCGCCGCGCCGACGAGCTGCTCTACGCGGCCAAGCACGGGGGCCGCAACCGGGCCGAGGTGGACCCCGGGCCCCCGCCCTGA